From Populus trichocarpa isolate Nisqually-1 chromosome 19, P.trichocarpa_v4.1, whole genome shotgun sequence, a single genomic window includes:
- the LOC7494600 gene encoding seed biotin-containing protein SBP65 isoform X1: MASEQSRRESATSERENYVERERVPKMASHFESLIEKTKESVVEENIGEGGNETGAQYFESLADKMRGAGTDVSSDKERERREEEQEQVEGGGKETEGKQEANGSDRNKEQQLSLDEITKLRETAQKNSFEALNAAEERYEKAKEKASRVVGSATKTVKEKFPQAKNTFAEKAAQPKDIAAEKAAQVRDIAAQKAAQTKDITAQKAAQAKDTLVEGAQKTTHYIAEKGAQAKDTIVEGAKKTSEYVVEKSKGAMGYTVEKAVAAKDVTVESGKEAACYVEKVAVDVKDKAAAAGWTAAHYTTEKAVEGTKAAARAVEYAGQKTTELAGKPLGAAKDTAASTGESIKEYTARKKEEAEREIEARKAAEGQRSFQGGEFREESQVHATGGQGAEEGNVPKKVAPEGDEQEEQYWRRQQRQEGSSLLGAITETIVEIAQATKDLVIGQDPPGAGKKGGYEASHLEYGKQEEH; the protein is encoded by the exons ATGGCATCTGAGCAATCCAGGAGAGAGAGCGCTACAAGTGAGAGAGAGAATTatgtggagagagaaagagtccCAAAAATGGCTAGCCATTTTGAGTCTTTgatagagaaaacaaaagaatcagTCGTCGAAGAAAACATCGGTGAAGGTGGCAATGAAACGGGAGCCCAGTACTTTGAGTCTCTTGCTGACAAAATGAGAGGAGCTGGGACGGATGTTTCTAGTGataaagaaagggaaagaagagaagaagaacaagaacaagtggAAGGGGGTGGAAAAGAAACCGAAGGCAAACAAGAGGCGAATGGTAGTGATCGAAACAAAGAGCAACAACTTTCTCTCGATGAAATAACGAAGTTAAGAGAAACGGCGCAAAAAAATTCGTTCGAGGCTTTAAATGCAGCTGAAGAAAGATATGAGAAAGCAAAAGAGAAGGCAAGCCGAGTTGTGGGTTCTGCAACTAAGACTGTGAAAGAGAAATTTCctcaagcaaaaaacacttttgctGAGAAGGCTGCACAACCTAAAGACATTGCTGCGGAGAAGGCCGCACAAGTCAGAGACATTGCTGCACAGAAGGCCGCACAGACAAAGGACATTACTGCACAGAAGGCCGCACAAGCAAAGGACACTCTAGTTGAAGGGGCTCAAAAAACTACCCATTATATCGCAGAGAAGGGAGCACAAGCAAAAGACACCATTGTTGAAGGTGCTAAGAAAACTTCAGAGTATGTTGTAGAGAAGAGCAAAGGGGCCATGGGTTATACAGTAGAGAAGGCAGTAGCAGCTAAAGATGTGACTGTGGAAAGTGGCAAAGAGGCCGCTTGTTATGTAGAGAAAGTGGCCGTGGATGTGAAAGACAAGGCCGCTGCAGCTGGATGGACTGCTGCTCATTACACAACTGAAAAAGCTGTGGAGGGGACTAAGGCAGCCGCGAGGGCAGTAGAGTATGCTGGTCAGAAGACTACCGAGCTTGCAGGGAAGCCATTGGGTGCTGCTAAAGATACTGCTGCGTCTACTGGTGAAAGTATCAAGGAGTATACAGCTAGGAAGAAAGAGGAGGCCGAGAGAGAAATTGAGGCTCGAAAAGCTGCAGAAGGACAG AGGAGTTTCCAGGGAGGAGAATTCAGGGAAGAATCACAAGTTCATGCAACAGGAGGTCAAGGAGCAGAGGAAGGGAACGTCCCAAAGAAAGTCGCCCCAGAAGGCGACGAACAAGAAGAACAATATTGGCGGCGGCAGCAGCGACAAGAAGGAAGCAGCTTACTGGGCGCCATTACCGAAACTATAGTGGAGATTGCTCAAGCAACCAAAGATCTAGTTATTGGGCAAGACCCACCTGGAGCTGGGAAGAAGGGTGGCTATGAGGCAAGCCATTTGGAGTATGGGAAGCAAGAAGAAcattaa
- the LOC7494600 gene encoding seed biotin-containing protein SBP65 isoform X3 has translation MASEQSRRESATSERENYVERERVPKMASHFESLIEKTKESVVEENIGEGGNETGAQYFESLADKMRGAGTDVSSDKERERREEEQEQVEGGGKETEGKQEANGSDRNKEQQLSLDEITKLRETAQKNSFEALNAAEERYEKAKEKASRVVGSATKTVKEKFPQAKNTFAEKAAQPKDIAAEKAAQVRDIAAQKAAQTKDITAQKAAQAKDTLVEGAQKTTHYIAEKGAQAKDTIVEGAKKTSEYVVEKSKGAMGYTVEKAVAAKDVTVESGKEAACYVEKVAVDVKDKAAAAGWTAAHYTTEKAVEGTKAAARAVEYAGQKTTELAGKPLGAAKDTAASTGESIKEYTARKKEEAEREIEARKAAEGQEVKEQRKGTSQRKSPQKATNKKNNIGGGSSDKKEAAYWAPLPKL, from the exons ATGGCATCTGAGCAATCCAGGAGAGAGAGCGCTACAAGTGAGAGAGAGAATTatgtggagagagaaagagtccCAAAAATGGCTAGCCATTTTGAGTCTTTgatagagaaaacaaaagaatcagTCGTCGAAGAAAACATCGGTGAAGGTGGCAATGAAACGGGAGCCCAGTACTTTGAGTCTCTTGCTGACAAAATGAGAGGAGCTGGGACGGATGTTTCTAGTGataaagaaagggaaagaagagaagaagaacaagaacaagtggAAGGGGGTGGAAAAGAAACCGAAGGCAAACAAGAGGCGAATGGTAGTGATCGAAACAAAGAGCAACAACTTTCTCTCGATGAAATAACGAAGTTAAGAGAAACGGCGCAAAAAAATTCGTTCGAGGCTTTAAATGCAGCTGAAGAAAGATATGAGAAAGCAAAAGAGAAGGCAAGCCGAGTTGTGGGTTCTGCAACTAAGACTGTGAAAGAGAAATTTCctcaagcaaaaaacacttttgctGAGAAGGCTGCACAACCTAAAGACATTGCTGCGGAGAAGGCCGCACAAGTCAGAGACATTGCTGCACAGAAGGCCGCACAGACAAAGGACATTACTGCACAGAAGGCCGCACAAGCAAAGGACACTCTAGTTGAAGGGGCTCAAAAAACTACCCATTATATCGCAGAGAAGGGAGCACAAGCAAAAGACACCATTGTTGAAGGTGCTAAGAAAACTTCAGAGTATGTTGTAGAGAAGAGCAAAGGGGCCATGGGTTATACAGTAGAGAAGGCAGTAGCAGCTAAAGATGTGACTGTGGAAAGTGGCAAAGAGGCCGCTTGTTATGTAGAGAAAGTGGCCGTGGATGTGAAAGACAAGGCCGCTGCAGCTGGATGGACTGCTGCTCATTACACAACTGAAAAAGCTGTGGAGGGGACTAAGGCAGCCGCGAGGGCAGTAGAGTATGCTGGTCAGAAGACTACCGAGCTTGCAGGGAAGCCATTGGGTGCTGCTAAAGATACTGCTGCGTCTACTGGTGAAAGTATCAAGGAGTATACAGCTAGGAAGAAAGAGGAGGCCGAGAGAGAAATTGAGGCTCGAAAAGCTGCAGAAGGACAG GAGGTCAAGGAGCAGAGGAAGGGAACGTCCCAAAGAAAGTCGCCCCAGAAGGCGACGAACAAGAAGAACAATATTGGCGGCGGCAGCAGCGACAAGAAGGAAGCAGCTTACTGGGCGCCATTACCGAAACTATAG
- the LOC7494600 gene encoding seed biotin-containing protein SBP65 isoform X2: MASEQSRRESATSERENYVERERVPKMASHFESLIEKTKESVVEENIGEGGNETGAQYFESLADKMRGAGTDVSSDKERERREEEQEQVEGGGKETEGKQEANGSDRNKEQQLSLDEITKLRETAQKNSFEALNAAEERYEKAKEKASRVVGSATKTVKEKFPQAKNTFAEKAAQPKDIAAEKAAQVRDIAAQKAAQTKDITAQKAAQAKDTLVEGAQKTTHYIAEKGAQAKDTIVEGAKKTSEYVVEKSKGAMGYTVEKAVAAKDVTVESGKEAACYVEKVAVDVKDKAAAAGWTAAHYTTEKAVEGTKAAARAVEYAGQKTTELAGKPLGAAKDTAASTGESIKEYTARKKEEAEREIEARKAAEGQGGEFREESQVHATGGQGAEEGNVPKKVAPEGDEQEEQYWRRQQRQEGSSLLGAITETIVEIAQATKDLVIGQDPPGAGKKGGYEASHLEYGKQEEH; this comes from the exons ATGGCATCTGAGCAATCCAGGAGAGAGAGCGCTACAAGTGAGAGAGAGAATTatgtggagagagaaagagtccCAAAAATGGCTAGCCATTTTGAGTCTTTgatagagaaaacaaaagaatcagTCGTCGAAGAAAACATCGGTGAAGGTGGCAATGAAACGGGAGCCCAGTACTTTGAGTCTCTTGCTGACAAAATGAGAGGAGCTGGGACGGATGTTTCTAGTGataaagaaagggaaagaagagaagaagaacaagaacaagtggAAGGGGGTGGAAAAGAAACCGAAGGCAAACAAGAGGCGAATGGTAGTGATCGAAACAAAGAGCAACAACTTTCTCTCGATGAAATAACGAAGTTAAGAGAAACGGCGCAAAAAAATTCGTTCGAGGCTTTAAATGCAGCTGAAGAAAGATATGAGAAAGCAAAAGAGAAGGCAAGCCGAGTTGTGGGTTCTGCAACTAAGACTGTGAAAGAGAAATTTCctcaagcaaaaaacacttttgctGAGAAGGCTGCACAACCTAAAGACATTGCTGCGGAGAAGGCCGCACAAGTCAGAGACATTGCTGCACAGAAGGCCGCACAGACAAAGGACATTACTGCACAGAAGGCCGCACAAGCAAAGGACACTCTAGTTGAAGGGGCTCAAAAAACTACCCATTATATCGCAGAGAAGGGAGCACAAGCAAAAGACACCATTGTTGAAGGTGCTAAGAAAACTTCAGAGTATGTTGTAGAGAAGAGCAAAGGGGCCATGGGTTATACAGTAGAGAAGGCAGTAGCAGCTAAAGATGTGACTGTGGAAAGTGGCAAAGAGGCCGCTTGTTATGTAGAGAAAGTGGCCGTGGATGTGAAAGACAAGGCCGCTGCAGCTGGATGGACTGCTGCTCATTACACAACTGAAAAAGCTGTGGAGGGGACTAAGGCAGCCGCGAGGGCAGTAGAGTATGCTGGTCAGAAGACTACCGAGCTTGCAGGGAAGCCATTGGGTGCTGCTAAAGATACTGCTGCGTCTACTGGTGAAAGTATCAAGGAGTATACAGCTAGGAAGAAAGAGGAGGCCGAGAGAGAAATTGAGGCTCGAAAAGCTGCAGAAGGACAG GGAGGAGAATTCAGGGAAGAATCACAAGTTCATGCAACAGGAGGTCAAGGAGCAGAGGAAGGGAACGTCCCAAAGAAAGTCGCCCCAGAAGGCGACGAACAAGAAGAACAATATTGGCGGCGGCAGCAGCGACAAGAAGGAAGCAGCTTACTGGGCGCCATTACCGAAACTATAGTGGAGATTGCTCAAGCAACCAAAGATCTAGTTATTGGGCAAGACCCACCTGGAGCTGGGAAGAAGGGTGGCTATGAGGCAAGCCATTTGGAGTATGGGAAGCAAGAAGAAcattaa
- the LOC7494601 gene encoding signaling peptide TAXIMIN 1, with the protein MCCGDGDCRPLGFLLGLPFAFLSLIISAVGVVIWIVGLLLSCVCPCCLCVTVIVELALELIKAPIHVMEWFTSQIPC; encoded by the exons ATGTGCTGTGGAGACGGTGACTGTAGGCCTCTTGGCTTTCTTTTAGGCCTTCCCTTTGCCTTTCTTTCTCTAATTATCTCCGCTGTTGGCGTTGTCATTTGGATTGTCGG GTTGTTATTATCCTGTGTTTGTCCTTGTTGTTTATGCGTGACAGTGATAGTAGAACTGGCTCTGGAGTTGATCAAGGCCCCCATTCATGTCATGGAGTGGTTCACTTCTCAGATACCTTGTTGA
- the LOC7467457 gene encoding uncharacterized protein LOC7467457 isoform X1, which produces MQIHPLKLMLSPTFARCSSNLKPYFLKTKPFSSSSLDFSPWSGLQSWRESPLNKNRFWGPKGPQTPPSSIDTNGTSLLDSASSLAELGALVLSTSDPLSKSKLSHLAFSKWRNEKLPVGVYDPPSRPARPPKPELVSPKEIPAPKDSGMPLNAYMLHNLAHVELNAIDLAWDTVVRFSPFSEILEEGFFADFAHVADDESRHFAWCSQRLDELGFRYGDMPAHNLLWRECEKSSDDVAARLAVIPLVQEARGLDAGPRLVQKLVGFGDNITSKIVARIADEEVAHVAVGVYWFVSVCQKMGRAPCSTFKDLLREYNVELKGPFNYSARDEAGIPRDWYDKSSTNKQDEVTKPNTPEKLSVVYERLASIIAMETENASLNKPAG; this is translated from the exons ATGCAAATTCATCCCCTCAAACTCATGCTCTCTCCAACTTTTGCAAGATGCTCATCCAATCTCAAACCTTATTTCCTCAAAACCAaacctttctcttcttcttctttagattTTTCACCATGGTCTGGTCTGCAATCATGGAGAGAAAGCCCATTGAACAAAAACAGGTTTTGGGGACCAAAAGGCCCACAAACACCTCCCTCTTCAATTGACACCAATGGCACTTCATTGTTGGACTCTGCTTCTTCTCTTGCAGAACTTGGTGCTCTTGTTCTCTCTACTAGCGACCCTCTCTCAAAATCCAAGCTTTCCCATTTGGCTTTCTCTAAGTGGCGCAATGAGAAGCTTCCTGTTGGGGTATATGACCCTCCTTCAAGACCTGCTAGGCCACCTAAACCTGAAttg GTTTCCCCAAAGGAAATTCCAGCTCCTAAAGATTCAGGCATGCCTCTTAATGCTTACATGCTTCATAATCTTGCACATGTGGAGCTAAATGCAATTGATTTGGCGTGGGATACTGTTGTTCGATTTTCGCCTTTTAGCGAGATTTTGGAGGAAGGATTCTTTGCAGACTTTGCACATGTCGCTGATGATGAGAGTCGTCATTTTGCTTGGTGCTCTCAGAGACTTGACGAGCTGGGTTTCAG ATATGGAGATATGCCTGCTCATAATTTGCTTTGGAGGGAGTGTGAAAAATCATCCGATGATGTTGCTGCCCGTTTGGCTGTGATCCCTCTAGTCCAG GAGGCTAGAGGACTTGATGCTGGGCCAAGGCTAGTGCAAAAACTAGTTGGCTTTGGAGACAATATTACATCTAAAATAGTGGCTAGAATTGCTGATGAGGAAGTTGCTCATGTAGCCGTTGGGGTCTACTGGTTTGTCTCAGTCTGTCAGAAAATGGGTCGTGCCCCTTGCTCCACTTTTAAAG ATTTGTTAAGGGAGTACAACGTGGAGTTGAAAGGGCCCTTTAATTATTCAGCTAGAGATGAAGCTGGGATTCCCCGTGACTG GTACGACAAATCATCCACAAATAAACAAGACGAGGTTACAAAACCAAATACCCCCGAGAAGCTTTCTGTG GTTTACGAAAGACTTGCTTCTATCATTGCCATGGAGACTGAAAATGCAAGTTTGAATAAGCCAGCTGGATAA
- the LOC7467457 gene encoding uncharacterized protein LOC7467457 isoform X2 → MQIHPLKLMLSPTFARCSSNLKPYFLKTKPFSSSSLDFSPWSGLQSWRESPLNKNRFWGPKGPQTPPSSIDTNGTSLLDSASSLAELGALVLSTSDPLSKSKLSHLAFSKWRNEKLPVGVSPKEIPAPKDSGMPLNAYMLHNLAHVELNAIDLAWDTVVRFSPFSEILEEGFFADFAHVADDESRHFAWCSQRLDELGFRYGDMPAHNLLWRECEKSSDDVAARLAVIPLVQEARGLDAGPRLVQKLVGFGDNITSKIVARIADEEVAHVAVGVYWFVSVCQKMGRAPCSTFKDLLREYNVELKGPFNYSARDEAGIPRDWYDKSSTNKQDEVTKPNTPEKLSVVYERLASIIAMETENASLNKPAG, encoded by the exons ATGCAAATTCATCCCCTCAAACTCATGCTCTCTCCAACTTTTGCAAGATGCTCATCCAATCTCAAACCTTATTTCCTCAAAACCAaacctttctcttcttcttctttagattTTTCACCATGGTCTGGTCTGCAATCATGGAGAGAAAGCCCATTGAACAAAAACAGGTTTTGGGGACCAAAAGGCCCACAAACACCTCCCTCTTCAATTGACACCAATGGCACTTCATTGTTGGACTCTGCTTCTTCTCTTGCAGAACTTGGTGCTCTTGTTCTCTCTACTAGCGACCCTCTCTCAAAATCCAAGCTTTCCCATTTGGCTTTCTCTAAGTGGCGCAATGAGAAGCTTCCTGTTGGG GTTTCCCCAAAGGAAATTCCAGCTCCTAAAGATTCAGGCATGCCTCTTAATGCTTACATGCTTCATAATCTTGCACATGTGGAGCTAAATGCAATTGATTTGGCGTGGGATACTGTTGTTCGATTTTCGCCTTTTAGCGAGATTTTGGAGGAAGGATTCTTTGCAGACTTTGCACATGTCGCTGATGATGAGAGTCGTCATTTTGCTTGGTGCTCTCAGAGACTTGACGAGCTGGGTTTCAG ATATGGAGATATGCCTGCTCATAATTTGCTTTGGAGGGAGTGTGAAAAATCATCCGATGATGTTGCTGCCCGTTTGGCTGTGATCCCTCTAGTCCAG GAGGCTAGAGGACTTGATGCTGGGCCAAGGCTAGTGCAAAAACTAGTTGGCTTTGGAGACAATATTACATCTAAAATAGTGGCTAGAATTGCTGATGAGGAAGTTGCTCATGTAGCCGTTGGGGTCTACTGGTTTGTCTCAGTCTGTCAGAAAATGGGTCGTGCCCCTTGCTCCACTTTTAAAG ATTTGTTAAGGGAGTACAACGTGGAGTTGAAAGGGCCCTTTAATTATTCAGCTAGAGATGAAGCTGGGATTCCCCGTGACTG GTACGACAAATCATCCACAAATAAACAAGACGAGGTTACAAAACCAAATACCCCCGAGAAGCTTTCTGTG GTTTACGAAAGACTTGCTTCTATCATTGCCATGGAGACTGAAAATGCAAGTTTGAATAAGCCAGCTGGATAA
- the LOC7467458 gene encoding transcription factor GTE4 isoform X2 has translation MASESVVGEGGNEGGEVREKQRYTENKVYTRKAFKGPKKNSLINTVVTTTTTTDNNSNTNITTTTTEAAGENNINTTTTTATATTETATATTETATALTTASAVATETATKTTSTAATETATGNETNDKENYEKDLVEVRESEPVAVEDTNTAQQVQQPVSHSIVVSDDSTRLNRQEVQEVVPSVREQVVERELHVGNGVLLKEGMDNRVKVDLLSQSKQEKRELRKKLESELELVRSLVKKIEAKELQLSVGRLNHSRVVLVNDGVDRRLRRVNSEVGSVGVPRVSTIPILTPTPRQSRPLNQLSISVLENSQGMGEFVEKEKRTPKANQFYRNSEFLLAKDKFPPAESNKKSKLNGKKQGAGESGFGFGTGTKIFKNCSALLDKLMKHKHGWVFNTPVDVKGLGLHDYFIIIKHPMDLGTVKSRLTKNWYKSPEEFAEDVRLTFHNAMKYNPKGQDVHVMAEQLLDIFETKWAVIKSDYDHEMRFSSSYEVGIPTPTSRKAPPFVPPPLDMWRILDRSESMTYPIIDTRPKPITTTPSSRTPVPKKPKAKDPNKRDMTYDEKQKLSTNLQSLPSEKLDNIVQIIKKRSSALSQHDDEIEVDIDSVDVETLWELDRFVTNYKKSLSKNKRKAELAIQARADSQLNVQHKVSAPVVVEAPKETKADERNVSTLSPNHVEKLGDNGSRSSSSSSSSSDSGSSSSDLRSLG, from the exons CAGAGAATAAGGTTTATACTCGAAAAGCCTTTAAGGGACCCAAAAAGAACAGCCTCATCAACACCGttgtcaccaccaccaccaccactgaTAACAACAGTAACACAAATATAACCACCACTACCACAGAAGCCGCTGGCGAAAATAACATCAACACCACAACAACCACTGCAACTGCCACAACTGAAACTGCGACTGCCACAACTGAAACTGCGACTGCTCTAACCACCGCCTCCGCTGTTGCAACTGAAACCGCAACTAAAACCACCTCCACTGCAGCTACTGAAACTGCAACTGGGAATGAAACAAATGACAAGGAGAACTACGAAAAGGACTTGGTTGAAGTGCGAGAATCAGAACCTGTAGCAGTTGAAGACACAAATACTGCCCAGCAAGTGCAACAGCCTGTTTCTCACTCAATTGTAGTTTCAGATGATTCTACCAGACTAAATAGGCAGGAAGTTCAGGAGGTGGTGCCCAGTGTGAGAGAGCAAGTTGTGGAGAGGGAGCTGCATGTGGGGAATGGGGTGCTGCTGAAGGAAGGGATGGATAATAGGGTGAAGGTGGACTTGTTATCGCAGTCGAAGCAGGAGAAGAGGGAGCTCAGAAAGAAGTTGGAGAGTGAGCTTGAATTGGTGAGGAGTTTGGTGAAGAAAATTGAGGCGAAAGAATTGCAGCTCAGTGTTGGTAGGCTGAATCATTCGCGGGTGGTGCTGGTAAATGATGGGGTGGATAGAAGATTGAGGAGGGTTAATTCAGAAGTGGGATCAGTGGGTGTTCCCCGTGTGAGCACAATTCCTATTCTTACTCCTACTCCTAGGCAGTCTAGGCCTTTGAATCAGCTTAGTATATCTGTTCTGGAGAATAGCCAGGGCATGGGTGAGTTTGTGGAGAAAGAGAAGAGGACACCAAAAGCAAATCAGTTCTATAGAAATTCAGAGTTTTTGCTTGCGAAAGACAAGTTTCCACCAGCTGAGAGTAATAAGAAGTCGAAATTGAATGGGAAGAAGCAAGGGGCAGGGGAAtcagggtttgggtttgggacAGGCACTAAGATATTCAAGAATTGCAGTGCTTTGCTTGACAAACTGATGAAGCATAAGCATGGTTGGGTGTTTAATACACCTGTTGATGTGAAGGGTCTTGGTTTGCATGATTACTTTATCATCATCAAGCATCCCATGGACTTGGGCACCGTGAAGTCCAGGCTGACCAAGAATTGGTACAAGTCCCCGGAAGAGTTTGCAGAGGATGTGAGACTTACATTTCACAATGCTATGAAGTATAACCCGAAAGGACAAGATGTTCACGTAATGGCAGAGCAGTTATTGGATATATTTGAGACTAAGTGGGCTGTTATAAAGTCGGATTATGATCATGAGATGAGGTTTTCTTCCAGTTATGAGGTGGGCATTCCTACACCTACATCAAGAAAGGCTCCTCCATTTGTACCACCCCCTCTTGATATGTGGAGGATTTTGGATAGATCAGAATCAATGACATATCCTATTATTGATACCAGACCCAAACCCATTACCACTACACCTTCTAGTAGAACCCCTGTTCCAAAGAAGCCCAAGGCAAAGGATCCAAACAAGAGAGACATGACTTATGACGAGAAACAGAAGCTTAGTACAAACCTCCAGAGCCTACCTTCAGAGAAACTGGACAACATTGTACAGATAATAAAGAAGAGGAGTTCAGCACTCTCCCAacatgatgatgaaattgaagtggATATTGACAGTGTTGATGTGGAGACTCTGTGGGAGCTGGATAGGTTCGTCACCAACTATAAGAAGAGTTTAAGcaagaataagagaaaagcTGAGCTTGCCATTCAAGCTAGAGCAGATTCTCAGCTGAATGTGCAGCACAAG GTCTCAGCACCAGTTGTGGTGGAGGcaccaaaagaaacaaaagcag ATGAAAGGAATGTCTCCACTTTGTCACCTAATCACGTGGAGAAACTGGGAGACAATGGAAGTAGGTCTAGTAGTTCAAGCAGCTCCAGCAGTGATTCTGGATCTTCATCAAGTG ATCTCAGAAGTTTAGGGTAG
- the LOC7467458 gene encoding transcription factor GTE4 isoform X1, producing the protein MASESVVGEGGNEGGEVREKQRYTENKVYTRKAFKGPKKNSLINTVVTTTTTTDNNSNTNITTTTTEAAGENNINTTTTTATATTETATATTETATALTTASAVATETATKTTSTAATETATGNETNDKENYEKDLVEVRESEPVAVEDTNTAQQVQQPVSHSIVVSDDSTRLNRQEVQEVVPSVREQVVERELHVGNGVLLKEGMDNRVKVDLLSQSKQEKRELRKKLESELELVRSLVKKIEAKELQLSVGRLNHSRVVLVNDGVDRRLRRVNSEVGSVGVPRVSTIPILTPTPRQSRPLNQLSISVLENSQGMGEFVEKEKRTPKANQFYRNSEFLLAKDKFPPAESNKKSKLNGKKQGAGESGFGFGTGTKIFKNCSALLDKLMKHKHGWVFNTPVDVKGLGLHDYFIIIKHPMDLGTVKSRLTKNWYKSPEEFAEDVRLTFHNAMKYNPKGQDVHVMAEQLLDIFETKWAVIKSDYDHEMRFSSSYEVGIPTPTSRKAPPFVPPPLDMWRILDRSESMTYPIIDTRPKPITTTPSSRTPVPKKPKAKDPNKRDMTYDEKQKLSTNLQSLPSEKLDNIVQIIKKRSSALSQHDDEIEVDIDSVDVETLWELDRFVTNYKKSLSKNKRKAELAIQARADSQLNVQHKVSAPVVVEAPKETKADERNVSTLSPNHVEKLGDNGSRSSSSSSSSSDSGSSSSDSDSDSSSASGSDVGN; encoded by the exons CAGAGAATAAGGTTTATACTCGAAAAGCCTTTAAGGGACCCAAAAAGAACAGCCTCATCAACACCGttgtcaccaccaccaccaccactgaTAACAACAGTAACACAAATATAACCACCACTACCACAGAAGCCGCTGGCGAAAATAACATCAACACCACAACAACCACTGCAACTGCCACAACTGAAACTGCGACTGCCACAACTGAAACTGCGACTGCTCTAACCACCGCCTCCGCTGTTGCAACTGAAACCGCAACTAAAACCACCTCCACTGCAGCTACTGAAACTGCAACTGGGAATGAAACAAATGACAAGGAGAACTACGAAAAGGACTTGGTTGAAGTGCGAGAATCAGAACCTGTAGCAGTTGAAGACACAAATACTGCCCAGCAAGTGCAACAGCCTGTTTCTCACTCAATTGTAGTTTCAGATGATTCTACCAGACTAAATAGGCAGGAAGTTCAGGAGGTGGTGCCCAGTGTGAGAGAGCAAGTTGTGGAGAGGGAGCTGCATGTGGGGAATGGGGTGCTGCTGAAGGAAGGGATGGATAATAGGGTGAAGGTGGACTTGTTATCGCAGTCGAAGCAGGAGAAGAGGGAGCTCAGAAAGAAGTTGGAGAGTGAGCTTGAATTGGTGAGGAGTTTGGTGAAGAAAATTGAGGCGAAAGAATTGCAGCTCAGTGTTGGTAGGCTGAATCATTCGCGGGTGGTGCTGGTAAATGATGGGGTGGATAGAAGATTGAGGAGGGTTAATTCAGAAGTGGGATCAGTGGGTGTTCCCCGTGTGAGCACAATTCCTATTCTTACTCCTACTCCTAGGCAGTCTAGGCCTTTGAATCAGCTTAGTATATCTGTTCTGGAGAATAGCCAGGGCATGGGTGAGTTTGTGGAGAAAGAGAAGAGGACACCAAAAGCAAATCAGTTCTATAGAAATTCAGAGTTTTTGCTTGCGAAAGACAAGTTTCCACCAGCTGAGAGTAATAAGAAGTCGAAATTGAATGGGAAGAAGCAAGGGGCAGGGGAAtcagggtttgggtttgggacAGGCACTAAGATATTCAAGAATTGCAGTGCTTTGCTTGACAAACTGATGAAGCATAAGCATGGTTGGGTGTTTAATACACCTGTTGATGTGAAGGGTCTTGGTTTGCATGATTACTTTATCATCATCAAGCATCCCATGGACTTGGGCACCGTGAAGTCCAGGCTGACCAAGAATTGGTACAAGTCCCCGGAAGAGTTTGCAGAGGATGTGAGACTTACATTTCACAATGCTATGAAGTATAACCCGAAAGGACAAGATGTTCACGTAATGGCAGAGCAGTTATTGGATATATTTGAGACTAAGTGGGCTGTTATAAAGTCGGATTATGATCATGAGATGAGGTTTTCTTCCAGTTATGAGGTGGGCATTCCTACACCTACATCAAGAAAGGCTCCTCCATTTGTACCACCCCCTCTTGATATGTGGAGGATTTTGGATAGATCAGAATCAATGACATATCCTATTATTGATACCAGACCCAAACCCATTACCACTACACCTTCTAGTAGAACCCCTGTTCCAAAGAAGCCCAAGGCAAAGGATCCAAACAAGAGAGACATGACTTATGACGAGAAACAGAAGCTTAGTACAAACCTCCAGAGCCTACCTTCAGAGAAACTGGACAACATTGTACAGATAATAAAGAAGAGGAGTTCAGCACTCTCCCAacatgatgatgaaattgaagtggATATTGACAGTGTTGATGTGGAGACTCTGTGGGAGCTGGATAGGTTCGTCACCAACTATAAGAAGAGTTTAAGcaagaataagagaaaagcTGAGCTTGCCATTCAAGCTAGAGCAGATTCTCAGCTGAATGTGCAGCACAAG GTCTCAGCACCAGTTGTGGTGGAGGcaccaaaagaaacaaaagcag ATGAAAGGAATGTCTCCACTTTGTCACCTAATCACGTGGAGAAACTGGGAGACAATGGAAGTAGGTCTAGTAGTTCAAGCAGCTCCAGCAGTGATTCTGGATCTTCATCAAGTG ATTCTGACAGTGACAGCTCCTCAGCGTCTGGATCTGATGTAGGGAACTAA